A window from Acinonyx jubatus isolate Ajub_Pintada_27869175 chromosome E1, VMU_Ajub_asm_v1.0, whole genome shotgun sequence encodes these proteins:
- the SOST gene encoding sclerostin, whose protein sequence is MQLSLALCLVCLLVHAAFRVVEGQGWQAFKNDATEIIPELGEYPEPPPELENKTMNRAENGGRPPHHPFETKDVSEYSCRELHFTRYVTDGPCRSAKPVTELVCSGQCGPARLLPNAIGRGKWWRPSGPDFRCIPDRYRAQRVQLLCPGDAAPRARKVRLVASCKCKRLTRFHNQSELKDFGPEAARPQKGRKPRPRARGAKANQAELENAY, encoded by the exons ATGCAGCTCTCTCTCGCCCTGTGTCTTGTCTGCCTGCTGGTGCACGCAGCCTTCCGTGTGGTGGAGGGCCAGGGCTGGCAGGCCTTCAAGAACGATGCCACGGAGATCATCCCTGAGCTGGGCGAGTACCCTGAGCCTCCGCCAGAGCTGGAGAACAAGACCATGAACCGAGCGGAGAACGGAGGGAGACCCCCTCACCATCCCTTTGAGACCAAAG ACGTGTCCGAGTACAGCTGCCGCGAGCTGCACTTCACCCGCTACGTGACGGACGGGCCCTGCCGCAGCGCCAAGCCGGTCACCGAGCTGGTGTGCTCCGGCCAGTGCGGCCCGGCGCGCCTGCTGCCCAACGCCATCGGCCGCGGCAAGTGGTGGCGCCCGAGCGGACCTGACTTCCGCTGCATCCCCGACCGCTACCGCGCGCAGCGGGTGCAGCTGCTCTGCCCCGGTGACGCGGCGCCGCGCGCGCGCAAAGTGCGCCTGGTGGCCTCGTGCAAGTGCAAGCGCCTCACCCGCTTCCACAATCAGTCCGAGCTCAAGGACTTCGGGCCCGAGGCCGCGCGGCCGCAGAAGGGCCGAAAGCCGCGCCCCCGCGCCCGGGGCGCCAAAGCCAACCAGGCCGAGCTGGAGAACGCCTATTAG